TCCAATCCCTCATCCAAAACCAGCTCCGGATCCCTACTCACAACCAGACCCTCTCCACCAACCAAAACCTCTTATTGGCCAAAACCCCAAGCGATCTCCTCCGATTCACCGACATGTCCAATCCCAACACCAAACTCTCCTCCCTTAATCTTTCTCACGGTTCTATCGTCTTCCTTGCGTACGAGGGCGAGCGTACCATTGCGGGCCCCACTGTCCAACCTGCGGGTTCCTTTGGCAGGAAGATGACCATGGATGATCTCATCGCCAAGCAGATGCGGGTTACCAGACAGGAAACCTCACACTGCGAATCGGTCTCCTTCGATCGTGACTGTGCCAATGCGTTTCAACACTATGTGAACGAGACACTTGCTTTTGCTGTCAAGAGAGGTGGGTTTATGTACGGTACAGTGGCGGATGATGGCAAAGTGGAGGTGAATTTCATCTATGAGCCGCCGCAGCAAGGTACTGAGGAGAACTTGATGCTTTTCATAGACCCTCAGGAGGAGAGAATTGTGGATGCGATCGCTATGGGGCTTGGGATGCGTAGAGTGGGGTTTATATTCACGCAAACAATCATGCAGGATAAGAAGGATTATACGCTGTCGAATAGGGAGGTTTTGCAGGCAGTGGAGCTTCACGCAGAGAGCGGATTGAAGGAGTGGGTAACTGCCGTGGTGAAGCTAGAGGTGAATGAAGATGGGGTTGCTGATGTGCATTTTGAGGCGTTTCAGATGAGCGATATGTGTATTAGGTTGTTTAAGGAAGGGTGGTTTGAGAAAGAGATAGGGGAAGATGTTGATCCTAAACTCTCCAAGATGAAGAAGGATGTGGTTGTTGGAGGGAAGGATGTTAAGGAGGTCGACAATGATTTCTTCTTGGTTGTGGTGAAGATTCTTGATCACCAGGTACATTTAGATCCACTATATATCTTGTGTTTTCGCTTGCATTTGCTTATAATGTTTTGTTATACTCTGCTCTGTATATTAATATGCTCTCATATTATTGATGAATTCTCAATGATGGTTGAATGACatattatagtttgtttgaaGTAAATGTGTGCGACCCTTGAACAAGAGAGAATTACTTGCTTAGGGTGCCCTATAAATAGCCTTACTAGGATGATGCCTGACTGCCTCCAGGCCAATAAGTTGTGAATCATTCTATGCTACAGTATGATGTAGGAGAGTCCTTGTTGTTCCACATCTTACATGAGTGAGAAAAAAATCTAATGGAACTATGGAAGACTATTAATTGCTTTGAAGACTAATTAAGTTGCCAAGTGGCACAGCCTTGAGAACTCTTCTGTCTTCCTTAAAATATGATATTCTCGGGCACTTCTGATTCTGCATAGTCATGCTGCCTTCAGTTGAGCTGATAGACTTTATTGGCAAATTGCAAAGCCCTCACATTTCCACCCAGAAAATATCAAGCTCAATCCATGGGTCATGGTGGTAACCCTGGATGTTTCAAGCGGTTATATACCCATAGAGCATGAATATCTCATTTGCAGCTGAAGCAGCCTCCTTGGTTTAAGCACTCGGATTTTCCTGGGATACCAAGAATTTTGTGTGAAGATACTAAAGGAAATTGTTCTTGGGAGGCATCCCCTTGGTGTCTTTCTCTAATAAAtctttttttgctttcaaaagATGTTAAAGGGAATATGTGGTTTATTCCGTTTGATGTTCAGCACAGAAACTCTTTGCGGCTGTATGTTTCGTACCAGTTTATGAAGATCTTTTGTTACCTTTCTCATGCATCAGGAGCTTGTGCTTTTTATCGAACTGTGAACATAGACTGTTAGGGTTTCCTTTATCGAACTTATTGTCACTATTTTGGATAGAAACACACAATTTCTTGTttgaaaataattgaaatttgttTTGGAGATTTGGAATCTTGTTGCTTAGCTGCTCAGCTTGTGCATTTCAAGGAGTACCTTTGCTAGGATAGTGCCTTGAAGGATTTTTAGGAAACCCATGAACATGACCTCAGAAATGATGTCATTATGTAAAGTATTTTAGTACTCAATATTGAAGCGTATGGTTATGTTGTCTTGTTTTCACCCATGAAAGTGTTTAATTCTTGTGCTACAAGGGGTTTTTTGTCAGATTTATATTTTAGTGTTTCCATTGGCTGATGGAATTTGATGGCTGTTGatgttttttggttttgaacTTACCCTACCGCATACTTTTCACAGGAGGTGGGGTAAGCATTGTTTTAGATGCAAGCTCTGAACTTCTTGTTGTTGCTTTTAGTCTGTTTTATTTATTGTTATGTGAATTTTACCCTTTCCTGTTTCCTCTTTGCGTGATAAATTTTACTGCCTGTTCTTTTGCCAGAGGAACATTCCTTTATAATTGCAAAACTCTATAGTTTATTATGAACATACTCTCTTTAACATGTTGGTTGATTAATTAGAACTGAATGTGTCATAATGTACATATTAAGCTTAGCAGCCTTTCTAGGATAGCTCTCTATTTGAAGCTACTGACTATGTTGAAAGAGTGGGATCGTTTTACTCTATACCTGTACAGTGTATGCTCATTTGGGAGACCAATCATTAGCTGTCCAAAGCATATTTATGTAGAAATTTATTGATTTGCACACTTTCCCGAATTGCATAGAAACGTCATTGAGGATGAAGGAACTTTCTTTTTAACTATATGGTTATGAAACCTTACTGATTAATTATGTGATCAGTTGAGATGGTCTTTATAtgtattattcatttatttgatGCTATGGATGAAAAGCTGTTCAGAGATGTCTGTAAACTGATGACACAGTTGAAATACTCCTCCGTGGCAGATGCTTTTTAAAAGAATAATATGTAAATGGAGGATAgtattggaaaagaaaatttcattAATTACCCTCACTTGTGGCAGTACATTAGCATTTGAGTAACAATGAAAAAATTGATATCTTCCATATTTGTTGGTGCTTTCTAAATAGTTAAATTCCCAATGCTGGATGATTTCCTCCCGAATGAAGATTTCGAAAGAACTCATGAAACCTTTTACTTTTATGTTGCCTTGGATGCTATCATGGTATGGTTTATGTGAACTTCTATTTTACTCCAGGGACCTCTTTCATCAACCTTTCCCATTGAGAACCGAATCAACCAAGTGACGATGAGGGCACTGAAGAATCATCTGGACCGGGCAAAGAGTCTTCCGTTTGTGAAGAGAATTTCTGATTTCCATTTACTATTTTTCCTGGCGAAGTCTTTGGACCTCGGTAATGACATTGCTGGATTGGCAGTGTGTGTGCAGACACAAACAGCCATACCAGAAGGTTATCAGCTCATCATTGAGTCGGTGGCTAACgcttcttgatttcttttaatGCTCATTTGTCGAGCAATACATCACGTCCCTTACAGTGTCCTCAAAAATCACGAGTAAGTGTTTGCTTGTTCGACCTGGAgcaatctctcctggtatgaAGTACATTTCATGGCCCATTGTGGACTTTGTGCCCTAGCTGATTATGctaaaaaagaggagaaattaACTGGCAGTTTCACCATGTACCTTATAATTCAAGCTTATATTAGCTGTACTTTTATGTTCTGCTGAAACAGGGCATGTCTATACACTAGAGCGAGTTTGATTCTGCTTGGTCATTTCTATGAGGATTTTATTGCTGAAATTGATGAATTTAGCATAGTTCGTTAATATGCTTGTCGTTCGAGCACAGGGAACTGAAATCTTGCCTTTCAGGAATGCATTCGACAAATTCACTCGCAGGTATATGCTCTGTTTGAGGGTTGGGATTTGCATTTCAAGACAGTGATGCTAATGGACTTGTTTGATATGACTGTTGTATTTGTTGAGAATGAACATCTCTGGTCTTATACCTTAAACTCCATATATGCTCTCCAAACCAGTCTTTCACCCTCCTCCCTAATTTATCAAAGAATAATGTTTAAGATCCTCAAAAGATccctatttaatgtggagtgtttgatataaaatgagtgtttttaatctatggttattttaatgtcatatagATTAGATTCGGGAGACTTTTGAGAATGATATTGTGAGGTTCTCTATCATGGTCCTTTATCAAACTATCTCAACTTTATGCGATTTAAATATACGATCAAAGCATATTCATACCAAATAGTTTTAACAGAACCATACCTGGATCATTGAAGGCTAAAAGAAAACTAACTCATCTGAGGTGAAAAGAGAATGCCAATTGCAGTTTCAGAGAACAGTTGATGCTTATACACAGCTAATAGTTCTCAAGTATTCAAAAGATGGCTAGTCGTCGACGGGGGTGCTTGGTGTAGGTTTGAGTTTCGGCCTGGTGGGGAAGGTCTTGGAAACTGATTCTGCCATCGTTGGTGGTGGAAGGAGTTGCAAATAGAGGGTTTTGGGAGTTCGGTTTTTGGAAATTTGCGTTCGCGCATTGATGCATTAAAGGCGTCGTATATCCACTGTTTCCAATTTATGACCAGCTTTCgcaaccctaaaaaaaaaatttgataaagAAAGCAGCGGGTTTGCGAACATCTGTGGATATAAATTGCGCTCGACTATCTCAGGTGATACTGATTTGTTTAAATTCCGTTCAATTTTTGCAGTGGGTCGGCTCTTGATCTTCGAGCATGAGGCAAGATAGGGAAGAATCATTACATAGCAATGAACTGGTATGAGTTCTTGTGTGGCGCAAGCTAGGTGTTTGTCGAAATGTCTGACTGGGGTCTTGTGCGTATATAATGttttcatataatatatatgtcttGGTTATAGATGTGGTGATGGAATCTAACTAATTTCTCCCAAGTATTTAGGTAGCAAAACTGAAATATTTGAGATTAAAGCTTTGATCTTGATAATGGTTATGAGAGTATGCGAATGGCTTCAAAGAAATCTAAATCCTTCTCACATTTACAACATTGGTAGGTTAGAAGAATGCAGTTCTTGAAGGATATAGTGCCTGCAGCTCAAAACAACATAAATACAAAGTTCATACTGTTGGACAAAGGAAGGATAACAATGGAAGGCCAAAATAAGACATGCTTGGCACTTGTGGCTGATGAGACAGCTGCTGTTCACTTCCAACTATGGGGTGATGAGTGTGACTACTTTGAATCCGGCGACATTATTCATTTGATCGATGGCATCTTCTCTTACAATCGTAGCAGTAGTCTCGTTCTGAGAGCAGGAAGGAGagggaaaatagagaaagtaGGAGAATTCACCATGGTATTTGTGGAGACACCTAACATGAGTGAGATCCGCTGGGTTCCTGATCCCAACAATCCCAAGATTTATGTCCAAGAGTCTATCATTGCTCCACATTCGCGGATGTTCACTCCAATGCTTTGATTGCTGGTGTCTTTAGGTTTGATTGAATTGCTATGTCATTGAAATTTAAGTGTGAAGTTTATGGATATTATACTTGTTAGAGGTTGTTGCAATTTGATTGTATGCATTCATCTATGCATGATATTGTAGGTTTTCCCTAACTGACGTTGATGATTATAGTGGTTCGGTTTATTTCATGCTTTATGTTAAGATTTGTAATCCCGCATCGGATTGGTATAATTTAactgagtgatatataaataaatgtctAGCTGACGCAATTTCTTAGTCTAAGTCCTTCAGAGACGCTTTATGAGAACAAATTTGTACGGGCCTTTGGATCTTAgattaagaatccaagaaaattatttcaattagGGTGATGTGATATCTTTAATGGACTAAACACAGAGGAGGAAGGAAACTCCATGGGTTTGGTTTGAGCCTTTCAGGCGTCGATTTGTTCAGAGCAATAATATGACAAACACTGAATTGGGCTTAGTCTCCATCATGAGCTTACCAATTGGTCTAAACTCCCAATAGCCCAGGCAGCTCTTTCTCATAGGATTTTCACTCTTATCTGATCCAGTAGCATTATAGTCCAGTTCAACATTCCCTCACTGGTTGATCCTTCGATAGTTCCATTTTACCGGTTGGGTAAATTAGGTACTTGTCGGGTATCCCTATAGAGGAGGGGTGGGACTCAAAACGGTCCCCTATCTCTGGTTTTGAACTTTCAAGAGATTATATTGACTATTGATTATGTTGATAATTTCTTGTGGTTAATGGCAGATTTTTTCTACGAAAGGACACCCTTTTCCCACGTTGAGAGGTAAAGAAGAATTCAAGCTAACCCAGAAGAGTACAATAGCGATGCTTGTTGCTTCCAAAGGGGGCAGAACAGTTTAAGACCATCTTGGCCATGGAAGTTTTACAAAGAAACTTCAGGTTAGTTCACTAATCACTACTCTACCGCAGACAATGATATCTGGATTCTTCTGCTTCAAAACTTTCTTCGAATCCGAGTGataatctctctttttcttataTTCTTCCACGAATGTTCTGCTTTCGGATTCCCTCATATATTCTCGCCAAGTGAAGCCGAATGATTGGATCCTCAAAGCTTTGTGTTTatgcctctctcttttttttgggttatcttTCTTTCACAGAATCTTACCTGGGTATTttctaaattgctcaaaaaattcGTCTAGGGTTTGACTCTGCTCCTTGGTATTTGTCTGCAATCTCCATTAGCCGTTGATAGTTGATACTTGATTATGACagttgatgcttttggaaattAATAGTTTATGTCCAGAGGTGTTCTTAACTCCTTTGCATAGATTCTTGTGACttatcataattaattaatcccTTTTGGGTGGGAACTTGGTATTTGGGTCCTGCAGAATATCATTTATTAGAACTAGCGGAAGTGGAAAGCATATCATTCCCAAAACTAGAATTGGGTCTTTCAGATGTTATCTTTCTGCTGTTGTTTGAATCCAGTTAGTTCTTCCCAAAGAAAGATAACATGGATGAGGATAGGGAAGTGGAGCTTTCAGATACTAATGGTATTTTACAAAATCGCTGCTCATCTGGTGATTTTCTGAATTCAGTATCTGTAGATTCTCTCCTTGATGACTTCTTAAGGAACACCAGAACATGCACACACACTCACACTTGCAACCCACCTGGTCCGGACGCTGCACATACACATACATGCTACCACACACACACCCAAGTTTTAACATCTGAAGAAGACGATCAATCAAAGAATGAAGAGAAACCCAGTTCAAAACAGAAAAGACCATTGGGAAATAGGGAAGCAGTTCGAAAGTACAGGGAGAAAAAGAAGGCACATACAGCTTACTTGGAAGAGGAAGTCAAGCAGTTGCACCTGGTAAATCAACAGCTAGTTAAGAAACTGCAGGGGCAGGCAATTCTTGAAGCTGAGGTTTTGAGATTGAGAAGTCTCTTGGCAGACCTTAGGGGAAAAATCGATAATGAGTTGGGTATTTCTGTTCCGCCGAATACCATTTTGAATGATGGTGATTGTGCTGTACAGTCCACTGGTGAGGCAACTGGTCTCAGGTGCCAGACTGATTTACCATGCTTGCATCCATATGCTGAGGGGTCATCATCACAGGCTAGTATTGGCATAAATGGGACGGAGCTAGTAGCTCCATGGGAGGGGAATTGTCAGCCTCCAGTAGTAGATTGTCAAGTTAACACGATTGATATGTTAAGTGCTGAAGAACGAACCCTGGAGACGGTTGAAGCATTGATTTCATCATCATCTCAGGCTGAATGACTGCAGGAGGAATCTCACCAGTAAGCTTCTCCAATCACTCAATCTTGCTAGAATACAAGTGTATGAAAGTTCATAGTAGTTGTCTGGGTTGTATATCTATAATCTATACAGTCAATACCAGTGTCTAGATATAACATGCTTACAAATTCGTATTTTCACTGTATAATGCAAATAGTCGCAGTATAAGTTTGGCCAATGTAAATATAACACTCCTCTCTTCTTGATAAAGGTGTGTATCTTGGAAAACATTCGATTTGGGTCTAATTTAGAATCTAGTACTGAGACTATTTAGTTCATTTTGCAGCGACTTACTCATTTGCATgtgtttttgttgggttttaCATCCTTGCATGAGCAATGTTCTGTCCTAAGCCTTGTGTACCTCTTTGCCACTTGATTTCTCAAGGAATGTGCTCTGTTTTGGGGCATAAAGATTGAAGGattcttcttctattttttttttggtaaagtgGAATTCACCTAGTCATCCACAACTATCCATTGGATAACTAGTTGTAAATATCGAGTCACATGAAAGATCTCGCAACTCTCATGGATCAATTGAGACTTGAGCCAATTTAGTGTAAGAAAATAATGCAATGTGACATTCTCAAACCATGGGTTGAACAAGAGTTCATCTTCAcaaattgcgataatgaaaACACTCATGGGAATTTAAATCACCACATTCCGTTTGCATTAAGAATTATTGCTGTCAACCTCACTATCTTCACTATCTCAACCAACGACCCGTTGTTATTGCAAGATACTAAtagaggggaaaaaaacttGGATCCTCAAGCTAAACAAATTCATCCCCTTACAGCTATCAACCAACCAGGTGGTTGACGACAAATAATATGCCTCATAATGACTACAAACTGGTTTAACGACACACGACCCTCGTCTTTATTGATCATGTCTTGTTAAAATCACTAACTTTGTATGTTAATAATCTACATCTatatattacaatttacaaggaGCAAAAGTGATCTATAGACCCCCTCCCTATAAATAATGTAAGAAAGCAGAAAACACAATACAATTTTCACACACAAAAAATTGTACATATGTTACACCGAGCTCGTCAACAACTAGATCTTCTATCAGGGAAGGTTACACTGGGCAACCATTACTCTTCTGCAACTTTGTACATCAGAAAATACATCAACAACATACTCGAGATCAGTCGCAGAAATTTTGCCCAACACACAGCATGTGATGGCTGAGCTTGGAATTTCCACAGCAAAGCATAGGAGTGCACAAAATTCAGTCAGATCACATCATATATAAGCGAGTGAGCTGCGATCAAGGTCAGGCTGTGGGCGACCTCGAGTTGGGGTTGGTGGTCTTTGAATGTTGAGCTCCTGTGgaagtaaataaaaatatagaTGACAGATTGGCTTCCAGATAGCTTGATTCAACATCAAGGCACACTATATATCAAAATGTAGAATCTCTCACCTGCATCCAGGAAACATCTGAGAAACGTTCTGGAGATGTCTCGGGTGATTGTAGCGGTGGTGGCAAGGGATGGATCAGTTTTGGAACCACAACCAGACCCCTGCCAACTACAAGTATGGCTCCAGCATTGTTTGCCGTCCCTGGATACATATAAAAGTTTAGGCTGCAAATCTAACATGGCGAGAGCTAGAGAACAAAAACCTACGCTTACCACAATAGTTGGTCGCAGAAAAAAGAGTAATTAATTGGCCCTGAGCAAACCGTTCAAAACCATCCATCACACATTCATGAGCTCTAATGATGAGCTGTAGCTTGTTTCTCTTACAAAAGTCTGTTACCCGATCAGGCTGCAACAATAAAAATATACGATAGGATGAACATGCCACTATATATCTGTAAATATATCCACGGCATATGAATTTAGAGAAAGCATTGTAGAATTTCAAGATTATCACAGACAAGCCACGTGGACAAAAACTTGCAGTTACAAGGACAGACTATGTGGTCCATGAAGTTTACAAACAGGCACCATAATTACTAAGTTTGATTGGTTATCAAATTCATACATAACTAGAGTCTCTCAACatggttattacttattactAATTCAACATGGAAGTaaagacccaaaaaaaagagtgaatatACGACCACATTTTATTAACAACAACAATCCTATTAGCTAGTTTATTGCCAGCCTTTTCTATTGGACGAGGCCAGTTGATATGATCCCACAGTTTTCGTTAGTAGGCTCCTTTTAGGGTCatataatgaaaaataattttcctaAATTGCGCAGGCTTCATAGTAGCTTCATGTCAAGGCAGCAAGATTTGACTCTTACCACTGACCTAGGCTAGAACCAATATATTGCAAAAGATTTGGTGCAACGAGGAGGGTGAAAGTTTCAAAGGAataaatatataacaaaaaaaggtaaacaactctcctgCACAAGGTAAAGCATGTGGGTAggctgtttccaggaattgaaatGCAACTCTACCGCTGAATATACAAGAAACTGAACACACATACCCCAAATGTAACAAGACCGGGTCCTCTTGCATTTGGTCTCAAACCCTCTATGCTATCATTCTCTGTCGGATCAGACCTGTATAAGAAATGCCATAAGATATCTGTGATATGGAAGATGGtacacaaaaatgataaattgagATTCCATACCATAAAAGGTCCATCAAAATTATTGATCCAGCATCCATTGTTATGGGTCTCTCAAGTTTTTCTATTTGCTCCACCGAGTTAATAGATCTCCCTATGCCCCCATGCATGcaaattattttcttctcaatGAGTGCAGCAAGTGGAAGATGGTTGAAAAGTTGATTGAAGCGAGTCCACGCCCATATTCCATCACTCTCCCCCTACCAAAAATACACAGGTCATTTGGCACGGTCAAAATTTTAGAATATAAAAGGATAGTTTATGTACAAATTCATCCAACCATTCTCTCAATGCATTCAATACGGAAACCAAAGAGCGCATTAATGTCAGCAGCTTCATGATTTCCACGTATCAAGTGAACATTTTCTGGATACTCAATCTGCAAAATCATTGAATATTAAGAACTGGGGTGATGTAAGGAGAAAAAATGCATTGTTTCAAATGCGATATAAGAAATACGTTGAACTATATTTTTTAGCaaattaaaattcattttaGGCGGAATATTTGCCTTTAGAGCAAGAAGCAAGGTTATGGTCTCCAAGCTGTGCTGTCCTCGATCAACATAATCTCCCAAAAACAAATAGTCAATATACCTGAAATATAGAACAATGCTGATTATCAAAAAATTCCTAAGGTATTTTATATTACTCAAAAGATACTTTTGTGTTGAAAAATAACACCGATGAGCTTATTGCAACTTCTGTTAAAgtatatttaaatttataagCTTGTAGTAATTAACTAAATCAAAATTATAATAACACCCGTACAGATTAGGAATTAACCAGCCAATTTGAGCATTATTAAAACATAGTAAAACAAAATTTGGCAAATTATCTCTCTATAATTGTCCACAAAGTCTCATAATAGTTTAACCCCATACTGAGCACAACAGTTTGATGCAGCCATGCAGGGAACATAAAACTTAAGAAAACAGCTTAAAAAATCCTAGTCTCGGTTTCTTTAGTGGGCACCGACACTTTGTACAGATTTGTAGAACTATAGAGTTGTATTTTTATAATCTgagttttattctatttttagaAATAAGGGTGTCAGATCTGAAGAATATAAGCTAGTTTTAGGTCAACCAGTTTCATATTGAGTCAGTATTCTAAAGTAGCTAAAAGATCCACATTTCTTACTTTGGCTCCCGGAATCTAAATCCAATTAGGGATGCAAGTAATCTAATCTTCTACTCTAGGAAACAAAGTTGGTTCCTAATTATTATAATCATCACTTATTAATTTACTGGatatttatttatgaaaaaCAACTTTATGCTTGAATTTATGTACAACACATGTACCcctgtttttcacttttcagaatTTTCATAGACCATAGGTCCATAGCATAATTTACCCATATTAATACCTCTCCATTTTCTGTAGATTACTCTCATTCTTACAGGATAATCAAACCTGACGCAGAGTGGGAAGCTATAATACGTTTATAAGTTCAATCATGATCGTTATGGTGTTTTCTATATTTCATATCATGATTCATGGGCATATATGTAATTTACATTTTCTAGCAATCTGTCTTTGGTTTAGTAGGATGAGTCTTAGTTTCAGTCCTATTTAAGTTATTAGTCTTTATGTAGGTGTTTAGTTAAATTTTCGATTAATGAGCTCTGCATTAGCAAACATTGTTTTGGTAGAATTAGAAGTTCTAGTTAGCTTAGGAACTTTAAACTATTGTACTCACTAGTCTCCAGAGACCACAATATGAGGATTTGTTAATGGAATATTGAGCACTTGGGATTTTGAGACATGCATCTCTAGAGcgttccttctctctttctctcctcttcttctttagtTTTATCTTTTCATTCTTTATTGCTGCAGTAATCTCGGATTACTATTCACAGCATCTAAAATCCCTTTGTTTCCTAACTTTGAACATCCTCATACCTTCCAAACCCCTTCGTTACCCTTAAACTCGTCTAAAGACAATTGTAGAGCAGGTTTCTCTATCCATCCTTTTCCTACATCACAACCACTTGATTTATAAGTTATTCAAAAGATAGATTCGAGCCAAGGTGACAAACAACTTACTGCTTTGTGAAATGTAGCCTGAAGTGGATCCTGATACCCTACACTTAAAGCAGTAAGTGATTGTGTGGCTGAGAAGAGTGTCACTCTCTAAGCCACCTTGCAAGAGTATACTTTGTCACTTCCTCACTTTGACTAATTTGCCAGCTGCTAAACCACCCACTATCCAACCACATATTTTTTTCCACCTCAAACACAtcacatttaaaaaaatatctttgCGAGGTCGTTTTCATCCCTCCCCAATCCCTCTCTTATACCATGTGGCATCCCTCTTTACCATCCCTTATGGACAGCCAACTAATGCAATCAACTATTTACTGACTTCacttatatatatgagaaatttGAGATCTTTCACCAAATTGATTCTAGAAGATACGTTCATCACaaattttattcaaattattatttatcaaacGGTTCACTTTCGATCACAAATTTTAAATCCTTACATAAAATCATGTGCCTTTTTAGGGTATTCTCAACATCGCATCTAGCAAAGAGAACTCCCATGTGAGGGTGCAGGTGGTTAAAGTTATGAACACTTGATAGCAGCTCCTAGAAACATAGTCCAACATGGCACCATATAATGATTTTTCCTAAAGTGCCCAAAAATTCCTTCACCCCAACCAACACGCCAACCCCTCCTCTTTACATAGTTTTCTCAAGACCACTTCTGAAATTAGGCCAATATGTATAAATGGAAAAACAGTAAATTTCAAGAATGCAAAAAACTGGGAGTTGGAACTAATCAATGGCATGCATCGCTCAATATAACCCCATGAGAAGTTTCAAACTTACGTTATGTCTCCTGCGGTAGAAGGAAAACCATACTCATCAAATAGACGCATCAAGTCACCAAACTGTCCATGAAGATCACCAAAGACTTTCACAGGAGCTTTCAACTGAAGCACTGTGGGCTCAAGCATAAAGATCTGTTCAGCAGCATAACAGAGCTCGCCAACTTCATAGGAATCCAAGAAAAACTTCCTATTGGGAGGAGCCTTCCAGTTCCGAGGCCTGAGCAATGTAGAAATAATCTGCATGGCAACAAACAATTACGAACTAGCCCATAAAATTATAAGGAATGAACACCACATGTGATACAACTTGCCTTCTTATGCAACCCCTGAGGAGACTTTTGCCGGGTGAACTTTTTAGTGGGATATGACAGATCATTATTCATAGGAACCATCCTTCTGCTCTCGTTTTCAAACTGATCCAGGGACAGCTGTCTCACCATTCCACCCAAATTCCCAACAGCCTCTTTAGCAACCACTACCTGTGACAAACCGAAAGTATTAATTTGCACCTTGGTGACTGAAAATGACCTCAAACATACACATGGAAGGAATAGACATACAGCTCGGGGATGAAGGCGAACATCTGCCTCAGTATCACTACCATCCGTATTTGTTT
This sequence is a window from Tripterygium wilfordii isolate XIE 37 chromosome 8, ASM1340144v1, whole genome shotgun sequence. Protein-coding genes within it:
- the LOC120003831 gene encoding SOSS complex subunit B homolog translates to MRQDREESLHSNELVRRMQFLKDIVPAAQNNINTKFILLDKGRITMEGQNKTCLALVADETAAVHFQLWGDECDYFESGDIIHLIDGIFSYNRSSSLVLRAGRRGKIEKVGEFTMVFVETPNMSEIRWVPDPNNPKIYVQESIIAPHSRMFTPML
- the LOC120003829 gene encoding NPL4-like protein 1; translation: MMLRIRSRDGLERVSVDDPHITVAQLQSLIQNQLRIPTHNQTLSTNQNLLLAKTPSDLLRFTDMSNPNTKLSSLNLSHGSIVFLAYEGERTIAGPTVQPAGSFGRKMTMDDLIAKQMRVTRQETSHCESVSFDRDCANAFQHYVNETLAFAVKRGGFMYGTVADDGKVEVNFIYEPPQQGTEENLMLFIDPQEERIVDAIAMGLGMRRVGFIFTQTIMQDKKDYTLSNREVLQAVELHAESGLKEWVTAVVKLEVNEDGVADVHFEAFQMSDMCIRLFKEGWFEKEIGEDVDPKLSKMKKDVVVGGKDVKEVDNDFFLVVVKILDHQGPLSSTFPIENRINQVTMRALKNHLDRAKSLPFVKRISDFHLLFFLAKSLDLGNDIAGLAVCVQTQTAIPEGYQLIIESVANAS
- the LOC120003830 gene encoding basic leucine zipper 23-like — its product is MDEDREVELSDTNGILQNRCSSGDFLNSVSVDSLLDDFLRNTRTCTHTHTCNPPGPDAAHTHTCYHTHTQVLTSEEDDQSKNEEKPSSKQKRPLGNREAVRKYREKKKAHTAYLEEEVKQLHLVNQQLVKKLQGQAILEAEVLRLRSLLADLRGKIDNELGISVPPNTILNDGDCAVQSTGEATGLRCQTDLPCLHPYAEGSSSQASIGINGTELVAPWEGNCQPPVVDCQVNTIDMLSAEERTLETVEALISSSSQAE